In Deltaproteobacteria bacterium, one genomic interval encodes:
- the tuf gene encoding elongation factor Tu (EF-Tu; promotes GTP-dependent binding of aminoacyl-tRNA to the A-site of ribosomes during protein biosynthesis; when the tRNA anticodon matches the mRNA codon, GTP hydrolysis results; the inactive EF-Tu-GDP leaves the ribosome and release of GDP is promoted by elongation factor Ts; many prokaryotes have two copies of the gene encoding EF-Tu) — protein MPGDNTNLDVELIMPIAMDEGLRFAIREGGRTVGAGVVTKIIA, from the coding sequence AATGCCCGGAGACAATACCAACCTTGATGTAGAGCTTATAATGCCCATAGCAATGGACGAGGGTTTAAGATTTGCGATAAGAGAAGGCGGAAGGACAGTCGGCGCAGGGGTGGTAAC